The following DNA comes from Clarias gariepinus isolate MV-2021 ecotype Netherlands chromosome 7, CGAR_prim_01v2, whole genome shotgun sequence.
ttgttttattgttgtctTTTTGTCGAGGAAGCAGAGAAATGTGTATAAAGCAGCCAAAAACTCCTGAACACTCAGATGCACAAAGCTGAACATCTTCCCCAGGTGGAGTCCAGACTCGGTTCTGAAgatctgagtacacactcctgaGTACACTGCCACTTCTTTAacatcaatgccacactctctcaggtcttcCTCATAGAACATCAGGTTTCCTTTCTCCTGCTGTTGAAACGCCAGTTTTCCCAAAGCCAGGATACTCTCTCTGGTCTGGGGAAGATCAAGATCACATTTCTGCTGGTACTTCTGGTCCTTGTGTTTGATCTGAAAGACCAGGAAGTGTGTGAACATTTGAGTCAGGGTCTTGGGGATCTCTCCACTCTCTGCTTCACCcaacattctctctagaacagtggctgagatccagcagaagactgggatgtgGCACATGATGTAGAGGCTTCTGGAAGACTTCATGTGTCTGATGATTTTATTGGCCAGGCTCTGATTACTGATCTtcttcctgaagtactcctcTTTCTGAGCATCACTGAACCCTCGTACCTCTGTTACCTGGGCTACACACTCAGGAGGGATCTGATTGGCTGCTGCTGGTCGAGTGGTGATCCAGAGaagagcagagggaagcaggTTCCCCTTGATGAGGTTTGTGAGCAGCACATCCACTGAGACTGACTCTGTCACATCACACAACATTTCATTCTTCTGGAAATTTAAGGGAAGTCGACACTCATCCAGACCATCAAAGATGAACAGAACTTTGTAGACATCACTGTCTATTACTTCCAAGTCCTTAAGTTCAGGGAaaaactgatgaagaagtgTAATCAGACTAAAGTTTTCCTGCTTCACCAAGTTCAGTTCTCTAAAGGGAAGAGGAAACAGGAAGAGGACGTCCTGATTCACTgtcccttcagcccagtccagaatgaacttctgcacagagacgGTTTTTCCAATTCCAGCTACTCCTTTAGTCAGCACACTTCTGATGGACTTGTCTTTAAAGAGCTCATTACATTTGATGGGTGTCTCCTCTACTGCTGGTCTCCTGGACATCGTCTCAAgctgtctcacctcatgttcatTATTGACGTCTCCACTCCCTCcctctgtgatgtagagctctgtgtagatctGATTCAGAACTGTTGATGTCCCATGCTGTGAGACTCCTTCAttaattcttttacatttatctaGAAGTTTGGATTTGAGCTTCCGCTGATACACAGAGGCCAGCTCTAACAAACAGGAGAAATGTGATGTCATTATTTTCatgtacatataatacataaatacataaaatcaaTACTGATCAAAAATAGGATTAATTTctaatgaaaacataaaaacagacattttaagaatcaaatttaaaattcaaattcttattcatcacatacacgaccatacacagtatgatatggaGTGAAATGTTTACACGACTGTTTGTGacctaaaaagaaaataagagagGCAAATGCCAAtagaaaagaatgtaaaatataaaacctaCAATATGTAgtaattttgttacaataaaataaagtataaagtagaaatatgtaaaaatgtaaaaagtatgaagtgtataaataaactgtatagaGTAGATGGAATGTGTAATGTGTGCAGTGTGAaacagcagcagtgtgtgtggtcatggagtgtgaaatgaaatgatgagCAGCAGTGGTATTGTCCATCTTTAAAGTTCAATAGTGGTCCTCATTTATATGTAAACAGAACGAGAAATGTGCAACATATATGTTCTGTGTGCTGCAGTTCTGTGTAAATGTTCAAATGTTCAGTCTGGTTGGTTTTTGTTGAGCTCCAACACGTGTGTGAAGGAAACATAGCAAGTCCAATCAGTTGAGTCCTATGTGGAGTTCTGGTTGAGAGCCTGTACAGCCTACatgaagaagctcctcctcagtctctctagGATTATCTCTACTACTAATTcatttgtttacaaaaaatattattaatttgaataaaaatgtatcaGTATGATTATATAGACCAGAAGACCAGTCTGTCTCCTTTATAGAATTTatagaatattttaataatcaaaaaCTCTTACTGATCTGCAGTTTGTGAGCGAGGTCTTCCTGCTTCATGTTCTTTAGAAGGTGTAGTGTGATCTTCAGCACACCCTCTCTAACacagtcctcctcctcctcctcctcctcagagCATGCTGGGTAATCAGCACTAAGTAGGTTCTTGAATCTATTCAActtgtattttaataatgtgaTAAATTTGTGCTCCAGCTCCtgatgaaaaacataataaaataaaattgaaaaaagaatATTACATATTGTGATAACGTGATTTTACTGTGCTGCTGAATTctagattctgattggtcagagggtGTTGatgaacagcagctctgacagtagtgcagctaCAAATCACAGCTTTATATTAATGCTGTCTTTCTAATATgtcattgtttctatagtaacggctcATTCACAGAGACCTGTATGGTGGATTTACTACATAAACACTAAACAGTGTTCAGGCTGATGATTGATATTGTGAAGTTTCTTTAAGTACAGGTTTATTTAGCATGTATGGAAGGAGCCTCAGCATTAATGCTTTGTAACCGTCAAAGTTAAAGCTGTGACTATTTTATTCCCACATGGGAAAGACTTTATGACAGAGGAGTTTACACTTTGAGGTAGAAACTATGAATTACAGCAGATAATTCtttagttatatattttatattttggacaACTGCACATGATGTTAatctactttttaattttaaaagtaacCATGCCATGTAATATTTGACTGTTtatactcttacacacacacacacacagacacacacacacacacacacacacaccttgaatATGGACTCCAGTGAATTTCTGCAGATGATTTTCGAGCTCTGTCTTGTGATTCTGTGGATAAACAAACACTGTAAACGTTACATTTATAGCACCACACACTCACGACACAAATTCACTCAGTTGTATTTCTTAATGTTCCAGGTCTGTCAGATTTCTGTGCTGTTTCTTTATGATGCTGCACATTAGTGCTTTAGATCAGTTGTCCATTTTAATAGGAACATCTGAACATCGACACATCTTTGCAGTTATCTAATCGGCCGATCATGTTGCAGCAGTACAGTTCATAAAATCATGTAAATACAGGACAGAAGCTTCGGGTAAAGCTCACACTGAACATCAGAACGAAGGAAATTTGTGATATCTGTAACTATAACTGTGACATGGTTGTTGGTACCAGAATGacctataaaaatattttagaaacttATGATCtcttgggattttcacacacaacagtctttgCAGTAGATACAGAATGatccaaaaacataaaacattgagCTCTCCAGGATAAATAATGTGTAAGGCAGTGGAGACTgatgtttgtttagaaataataattatggcagaCAGCCCTTGGTTTTAAGTTAGAAAACTAATATAAGGAACaggctacagtatatttaattattcatgttCAATTCAGTTGTGAAGCTGTTGAATAAAGGTCAAAAAACTTTTCAGTTATGACAACGTTGTCATATTTTGATTCTAAGTCAagttcaaatttcaaattcaaattcaaatctcaaattttatttgtcacatacacaatcatacagagtacaatatgcagtgaaatgatttgtgcgaccacagagtcgtgacggcagccacctaaccggcgccatcatagaaaataaggaataagatacattaggataacgagggtaaaaaatcccctcccagactgtccttcgaaaagggcagtgtgcgatcaggggtacaaaaaatacctcagcaacaagcacataaaaacatgtaaacacaagacataaacattgcaacgatgagggtacaggggataggaaatgtccaatgtaggcaaacagctccagtccctgcagctagagagcgctggtcccgattccgcctacccacactgaagggaataagcacacgaaggcgttggatatggggaaggtagagtgtctatctgtagctgttctgtgagtgcgtgagtgcgtgcgtgtcagttgtaagcctgtaacatcccataatagtctgcgccaggtgtccttgaaggggggaggagtaggattccagagcgtctcgttatcttggtcttcggggagtttgttatgtctccagccacggccttgaaatgcagtagctggaaagaaagggggcagccgaaaaagaaaaacatattttccaggtttcgatcaatatctgccaatttcacagatatttaatgtccatcactggtctccaggtctgtccaaatcacgttgcatagctgctagtctcaccaagatgttatccaatttgcggtccagtaccacagtctgattactgacagctctcgtcaccactat
Coding sequences within:
- the LOC128527617 gene encoding protein NLRC3-like; translated protein: MPQPLNFKEGTVTHERITRQSSKIICRNSLESIFKELEHKFITLLKYKLNRFKNLLSADYPACSEEEEEEEDCVREGVLKITLHLLKNMKQEDLAHKLQIKLASVYQRKLKSKLLDKCKRINEGVSQHGTSTVLNQIYTELYITEGGSGDVNNEHEVRQLETMSRRPAVEETPIKCNELFKDKSIRSVLTKGVAGIGKTVSVQKFILDWAEGTVNQDVLFLFPLPFRELNLVKQENFSLITLLHQFFPELKDLEVIDSDVYKVLFIFDGLDECRLPLNFQKNEMLCDVTESVSVDVLLTNLIKGNLLPSALLWITTRPAAANQIPPECVAQVTEVRGFSDAQKEEYFRKKISNQSLANKIIRHMKSSRSLYIMCHIPVFCWISATVLERMLGEAESGEIPKTLTQMFTHFLVFQIKHKDQKYQQKCDLDLPQTRESILALGKLAFQQQEKGNLMFYEEDLRECGIDVKEVAVYSGVCTQIFRTESGLHLGKMFSFVHLSVQEFLAALYTFLCFLDKKTTIKQTTDLSGLFNKSEMSEFLKSAVDQALQSENGHLDLFLRFILGLSVESNQKLILGLLSHTGSSSDCQKDTVEYIKLKFKQNPSPERLINLFYCLNELNDDSLVKEIQSYMSSGRLSEAKLSPAQWSALVFVLLTSEEDLEVFELQKFIKSDECFKRLLPVVQEATTAL